In the genome of Odontesthes bonariensis isolate fOdoBon6 chromosome 20, fOdoBon6.hap1, whole genome shotgun sequence, the window tctctgttttagggggaggagtctctgtcatggggtggagtctctctatcagggggaggagtctctgtcttaggggaggagtctatgtatcaaggggtggagtctctgtcttagggggaggagtctctgtatcagggggaggagtctatgtataagggggaggagtctctgtatcagggggaggagtctatgtatcagggggaggagtctctgtcttagggggtggagtctatgtatcaaggggtggagtctctgtcttagggggaggagtctctgttttagggggaggagtctttgtcttaggggaggagtctctgttttagggggaggagtctatgtataagggggaggagtctcagtatcaaggggtggagtctctgtatcaggggtggagtctctgttttagggggaggagtctttgtcttagggggtggagtctatgtataagggggaggagtctctgtatcacggggtggagtctctgtcttagggggaggagtctctgttttagggggaggggtctctgtatcaggggaggagtctctgttttaggaggaggggtctctgtatcagggggaggagtctctgtatcagggggaggagtctctgttttagggggaggggtctctgtatcagggggaggagtctctgtataagggggtggagtctctgtatcaaggggaggagtctctgttttaggggaggagtctctgtcttagggggaggagtctgtctcagggggaggagtctgtcacatgtgtgtgcacgtgcacatgtacacatgcacatgcacgtacgtttacgcacaaacacacaccactacacatgcacacgcaaacatgcacaaacacacacatgcatacgcacgtgcacacacacaaacgcacacttaGACACGTCTCTTCtgtagttcaaactcctttgtccttcatatgtatactttcgaagtaggttccacgcataaagccctttaaatgacccttttggagaaagaaacacaggaatagccttcttttgcggagttaagacgaaatacggatttttgctataaaaggaattccttcagtcaaaacaagttcaaactcctttgtccttcatatgtatccattcgaagtaggttccacgcataaagccctttaaatgacctttttggagaaagaaacacaggaatagccttcttttgcggagttaagacgaaatacggatttttgctataaaaggaattccttcagtcaaaacaagttcaaactcctttgtccttcatatgtatccattcgaagtaggttccacgcataaagccctttaaatgacctttttggagaaagaaacacaggaatagccttcttttgcggagttaagacgaaatacggatttttgctataaaaggaattccttcagtcaaaacaagttcaaactcctttgtccttcatatgtatccattcgaagtaggttccacgcacaaacccctttaaatgacctttcattgagaaagaaacacaggaaatcaaatgtaatgtaaaaaaatgacaCATGAATGGAAATAATGTATGTCCATTTAAAATTTCAAATAATGTCATGTAAAtcgaaatataatgtaaatacataaaaagcttgttgcatatctgcaactgtgggtgctacaagtttAAACACTCACCTGGCaggcccctaaccctaactctaactctaactctaaccctaactctaactctaactctaaccctaactctaactctaactctaactctaactctaaccctaactctaactctaactctaactctaactctaactctaaccctaactctaactctaactctaactctaactctaactctaactctaactctaaccctaactctaactctaactctaaccctaactctaactctaactctaactctaaccctaactctaactctaactctaactctaaccctaactctaactctaactctaactctaaccctaactctaactctaactctaactctaaccctaactctaaccctaactctaactctaactctaactctaaccctaactctaaccctaactctaactctaactctaactctaactctaaccctaactctaactctaactctaactctaaccctaactctaaccctaactctaactctaactctaactctaaccctaactctaaccctaactctaactctaactctaactctaactctaaccctaactctaactctaactctaactctaaccctaactctaactctaactctaactctaactctaaccctaaccctaaccctaactctaaccctaaccctaacgggtcccatatatatttacattatcaattaattaatagcttaaacctaattttataacgttttgtttcattattgacattgttaagcccttatgatgagtaaaaatgctgcatgacAATGCTTTATAAATCAAAGTTTTATTACAACCAGTTCAATgatcacaaaatagcaccacttccacaaaaacaaCTTCAGATCAATTCAACAGTTAGAAATACCAACAGCCACCACAACACGAAACagtatcaaagcagcttcatcaccaaaaaaaagaggggggcCACCATACAGTGATCCAATACGGCGCTATTAAATgaaagtatgaaactctgaaggataaaaaacatgtcAACCACTCGAGAGGAAGAACTGACTGTATTAAGCCACTCAAAGAGCGTTGAGAAACACCAGCTGTTTGAGcttggagggagagggagagaaaggagaggggggggggggagagagaggagaggaggaagaagaggagaggagaggagaaaaaaaagagggggagagagagaaagagaaagagattcaGAGCGGAATGTAGCGATTTGCCGAGACGAAGTGGAGGCACATTACGCTACATCCCGCGAAGGGACACGCCCCCGCGCGTGCGGCAGGGTCTTCGCCAGCCGCTCGCTCTATTTATGTCCCTCTGAGCTCGCGCCCCTCTGACTCACGGTTGCGCCAGCAGAGCGGGAAAAGGCTTCAAACTGCCTTTTCATTCACACACAACAGCTCTGCCCCGGCTGGCTGGGAAGTCCTCgctggggctgctgctgctgctgccgctcctcctgctgctgctgctgctgctgctgctgccgctgccgccgctgcttcacctccttcggcttttcctctgccacacacaggcatgatgggaaatgtagtctcttcttctcttctttacaATTGAATTGAGTAAGGTAAGATTGTCCCCCCATCTGTACAAgtcatttgcattttaaaataatGAACTAACATTCAGTCAGGTATTTATACAACAACCAAGTCACACTGTGAGAGAATTTAAACTGAGTTTGTCCATTGTCTTGCAGCTCTTGATTTGAGAATTGTGATGATTGGAAAAACTGCTGTGGGCAAAAGTGCAGTTGGAAACACCATTCTTGGAGAAACAAAATTCAGATCTAGTCCCGCTGCAAGTTCAGTGACAGAAGCCTGTGAAAAAGGAGTCGCTCTCTGGGGTAACAGAGTAGTTAGTGTGGTTGACACGCCAGGGATCCTGGACACTTCCAAAACGGAAGATTTCATAAAAAGAGAAATAGTGAAATGTGTCAAAGTCTCTTGTCCTGGTCCACATGTCTTCCTGCTGGTGATCCAAATTGGCCGATTCACCAAAGAAGAGAAGAACTCTGTGGAAGCACTACAGGAGCTGTTTGCTCCAAAAGCCAACCAGTTCATGATTGTGCTGTTTACCCGTGCTGGTGATCTTGGAACCATGACCATACAGGAATATGTACGTGAAGGTGACCCGGGGCTTCAACGAGTTATCCAACGTTGTGGCGGAAGGTTCCTAGTCTTTGACAACATGAGCAAGGACAGAAAACAGGTAACGCAACTTCTGGAGATGGTCGACAACGTGGTGGCAGCAAACGGGGGGACACATTACACAGATGCAATGTATAAAGAGGTAGAGTTAGCTCAGAGAATGGGGCGAGGTGACATGGATGAAGAATTCATGATGGCTCTGATCCAACGCATCttactttttcatttgattCTTGCAAGAGAATAAATGACCATGGTGGATTGTCTAGACTCATAATCAAGACCTAGAAAGATTTTGTTTGCTACCTTTGTAAGCAAACAGAGGAGGTTCGGCAAAGTTAGAACACACTGTGTAGACAGAGGGGGAGTACAGCATTGCTTTAAATCATTTATTAGTCAAAATTGAGGAAACCTTAAGCTGTTGATTGTTATGGGGGAAATATGTGGTTTCTATTATACTGAGAGTGTGATATGCTGATAATAAAACATAGTTTAGTTCTGGTAGATATAATGTTAATTTGATAAGAAGCCAATAATCATGGCGGTTTCTGGTATTTTATAATCGTGGTATTCAATATGTTAGGATTTAGCTTTGTGGTGTAGAAAATGACTTATTGATAGAATGTATTCCTTACAAAGTAATACATGATGATGGTGATAGAAAAGTATTTACTATTAATGTTTCTTGTTATTAAATTGAACTGACAAAGTCACAAAAGCAATTAGATTTGATCTAACTGTCTTTCTTTTCCCATATGTTGTAATTTTATCATCCATTCAGCAATAAGAGTAACTGTAAAACTACACGTGTATAATATGTAGATGCAAGTGATGTCAAAGCTAGCAGCTTTTTTAATACGTTGGCTCTGAGCAATTTAAACAAtgatccttttttaaaaaagttagCGAATGCTGTGGCAGACGTCACAAACTTTCACCGGGAAGGAAGCGACCAGAAGTGTCTCCTCCATAGTGATTTATCCACCTCACATTACTGAGCTTCATCCAaccttcttaaaggagaagattTGTGCTTAGCATTGCATTTGAAAATCCTTCAATTTAAAAGACCTTTTAAAGatcaataagataaaataagtttttttaaatattgcatGATAAACTACAGAGAGTATTTTATGAACGCACTTGCATGCACATATACACAGCACAGTGGGATTACACTGATTTGGTTGTTTCTGctgagaaacatgtttattttgttgtactCATGATTCTGTGATTATTAAAGTCATGTCTGATTTACCTGCTTGTTCTTTACctttaaactaaataaatgtgaGTGAATATTCAGCTCTCCTacttcattttctttatttgcaATAAGACACATCATTGCACTTGTTCATCAGAGAAACCAGTTGAACATCATGAATCAATTAACTGTTTTGTTTAGAGAACTTTGACATAAACACAGTTATGCTTTGCTTTATgggtatttatttataatatattttgaattaaatcttaagagcattatttaaaaaagatctctcataaatttaattgttttatgtATTATTGTCTTTCACAATATCATCTACACACTCAAAAAAAAGATCTGGTTGCCAGTCCAgggtcacactcacactcactcccaggaagccagagaacccacgcttacacggggagaacatgcaaactccacacagaaaggtccaagctgggaatcaaacctttctgtggcttttgtttgttctgtttggAAACCCTTATTATTGAAATATCAAAGCCACTGCTGCCATCTACTGGCTAACAAAACATTGACATGAAAAAGGATTAGCAGGTGATTTTGTTATTTAGAAAAGCATCTCCATTATTAAtctgattattat includes:
- the LOC142370461 gene encoding GTPase IMAP family member 9-like; the encoded protein is MEMFPLASAAPQAAMERAVCAEHLKTLKDRFERYFPRVADIEDYDWIRDPFNQESSTEKLTMKERERTLDLRIVMIGKTAVGKSAVGNTILGETKFRSSPAASSVTEACEKGVALWGNRVVSVVDTPGILDTSKTEDFIKREIVKCVKVSCPGPHVFLLVIQIGRFTKEEKNSVEALQELFAPKANQFMIVLFTRAGDLGTMTIQEYVREGDPGLQRVIQRCGGRFLVFDNMSKDRKQVTQLLEMVDNVVAANGGTHYTDAMYKEVELAQRMGRGDMDEEFMMALIQRILLFHLILARE